From the genome of Leguminivora glycinivorella isolate SPB_JAAS2020 chromosome Z, LegGlyc_1.1, whole genome shotgun sequence, one region includes:
- the LOC125241918 gene encoding CRISP/Allergen/PR-1-like, with translation MRNQHTMCVATRKVSGRLYASGMTTWMRYQLLLLHNRHRDNVAMGLDPGQPPAANMRKMYWDYELEEMAELWARQCQKRHDECRNTFRFNVLQNMDVRPVVAKMTQAQLLADAVDAWFSGSRVLPQENIWSFKLTNCSASGGCNSHWYSAAAWASTWRVGCSQALCTLRARSCAVFRKRRRSDTRFQQSSENVTRTTLRENLLRRTKYMTEASESKQDFNDFSTMSSTAVPPLHRGVLEFTRRVLGEPKIMAYTFCNYGPAGNIEGFPIYMSGKPCSRCPPGTRCGDRTHRALCTVQNDPDI, from the coding sequence ATGAGAAACCAGCACACGATGTGTGTCGCAACGCGGAAAGTGAGCGGGCGGCTGTACGCGTCCGGCATGACGACTTGGATGCGCTACCAGCTGCTGCTGCTGCACAACCGGCACCGCGACAACGTGGCCATGGGCCTCGACCCCGGCCAGCCCCCCGCCGCCAACATGCGCAAGATGTACTGGGACTACGAGCTCGAGGAGATGGCCGAGCTCTGGGCGAGGCAGTGCCAGAAGAGACACGACGAATGTAGAAATACTTTCCGATTTAATGTTCTTCAAAACATGGATGTCAGGCCTGTCGTCGCTAAGATGACACAAGCACAGCTGCTAGCGGATGCAGTTGACGCTTGGTTTTCTGGTTCGAGGGTTTTACCTCAAGAAAATATTTGGTCCTTCAAACTTACCAACTGTAGTGCGTCAGGTGGATGCAACTCCCATTGGTATTCGGCCGCGGCATGGGCGTCTACGTGGCGCGTAGGTTGTTCCCAAGCACTCTGCACATTAAGAGCGCGCTCTTGTGCCGTTTTTCGGAAACGTCGACGTAGCGACACAAGGTTTCAGCAATCTTCTGAGAATGTTACTCGCACAACTCTAAGGGAAAATTTATTACGCAGAACAAAGTATATGACAGAGGCGTCGGAGAGTAAACAAGATTTTAACGACTTTTCCACTATGTCAAGTACGGCGGTACCCCCGCTGCATCGGGGCGTTCTCGAATTCACTAGGAGAGTTTTAGGAGAGCCTAAAATTATGGCATATACATTTTGTAACTACGGTCCGGCTGGGAATATTGAGGGCTTTCCGATTTACATGAGCGGCAAGCCCTGCAGCCGCTGCCCGCCCGGCACGCGCTGCGGCGACCGCACGCACCGCGCGCTCTGCACCGTCCAGAACGATCCCGACATATGA
- the LOC125241216 gene encoding TBC1 domain family member 13 yields the protein MSLHKARIKLFEEILENEVIDINSLRKLAFNGIPDDKGLRSLVWKILLHYVPQEKNVRETILTNKRQLYNQYINEIIVSPGGPSDHPLNMSPDSSWSTYFRDNEVLLQIDKDVRRLCPDISFFQSATEFPCPEIVNSNGVKRLHKRVEQSMLRYSTLERRGLGVAKLSNEIRRSDSQPSGDYEPLNEGCEAHWEVVERMLFLYAKLNPGQGYVQGMNEIIGPIYHTFATDPNSEYRQHAEADCFFCFTNLMSEIRDFFIRTLDETESGINYMMNRLCDCVKKNGPQVWNRMEVQELKPQYYSFRWITLLLSQEFSLPDVERLWDSLFADAMRFDFLIYICCAMILLVEDNLLSGDFASNVKLLQNFPPMDVSLILNKAVEISQR from the exons ATGAGTTTACACAAAGCAAG GATTAAACTTTTTGAAGAGATATTGGAGAATGAAGTGATTGATATCAATTCCCTTAGAAAACTAGCTTTCAATG GAATACCCGATGACAAAGGATTACGGTCCCTGGTGTGGAAGATATTACTACATTATGTACCACAAGAAAAAAATGTTAGAGAAACAATTCTAACTAATAAACGGCAGCTGTATAACCAATACATAA aTGAGATCATAGTATCACCAGGAGGCCCCAGTGACCATCCCTTGAACATGAGTCCAGATAGCTCCTGGAGTACCTACTTCAGAGACAATGAAGTCTTGTTACAAATTGATAAGGATGTCCGTCGTTTATGTCCTGACATATCATTCTTCCAATCGGCTACTGAATTTCCATGTCCAGAG ATTGTAAACAGCAATGGAGTGAAAAGACTGCATAAAAGAGTAGAACAGTCCATGCTGAGGTACTCTACTCTTGAGAGGAGAGGCCTGGGGGTGGCTAAG CTAAGCAACGAGATCCGACGGTCAGACAGCCAGCCGTCCGGCGACTACGAGCCGCTGAACGAGGGCTGCGAGGCGCACTGGGAAGTGGTGGAGCGCATGCTGTTCCTCTACGCCAAGCTCAACCCGGGCCAGGGCTACGTGCAGGGCATGAACGAGATCATTGGCCCGATCTACCACACCTTCGCCACCGACCCCAACTCTGAATACCGAC AACATGCCGAGGCAGACTGCTTCTTTTGCTTTACCAATTTGATGTCCGAAATTCGTGATTTCTTCATTCGCACCCTCGATGAGACTGAAAGTGGTATTAACTACATGATGAACCGGCTCtgtgactgtgtgaagaaaaaTGGACCCCAGGTTTGGAATCGAATGGAAGTTCAGGAGCTTAAACCCCAATACTATAGCTTCAG GTGGATAACGTTGCTACTTTCTCAAGAGTTTTCCTTGCCAGACGTAGAAAGGCTATGGGATTCCTTATTTGCAGATGCGATGAGATTTGATTTTCTGATATACATATGCTGTGCCATGAtttt ACTCGTGGAAGACAACTTGCTCAGCGGCGATTTTGCTTCGAACGTCAAGCTGCTTCAAAACTTCCCTCCAATGGACGTCTCTCTTATACTGAACAAGGCTGTTGAAATATCGCAGAGGTAA